A portion of the Paenibacillus marchantiae genome contains these proteins:
- a CDS encoding ABC transporter permease, with product MQQFKKNYFLYLLLAPALILTLIFKYIPMYGAIIAFKDFSPIKGIMGSEWVGLKHFEKFIASPNFDIILMNTLKLSFLGLIFSFPVPILLALMLNQVRKAGVKKNIQLFLYAPNFISVVVVVGMLFIFLSPTGPVNQFATWITGHPIMFMSEPEYFRWIYILSDIWTGAGWASIIYVAALANVDPELHNAANLDGANLLQRIRHIDLPTIRPIMAIVFILAAGGIMSIGFEKAYLMQTSMNLPSSEIIATYVYKVGLQSGDYAYSAAVGLFNSVINVILLVTVNLIVKKLNEGEGLY from the coding sequence ATGCAGCAGTTCAAAAAGAATTATTTTTTGTATTTGTTACTCGCACCAGCTCTGATCCTGACCCTTATCTTCAAATACATCCCGATGTACGGAGCCATTATCGCATTTAAGGATTTTAGTCCAATCAAAGGCATCATGGGCAGTGAGTGGGTAGGACTGAAGCATTTCGAGAAATTTATAGCTTCACCCAATTTCGATATCATTTTAATGAATACGCTTAAACTGAGCTTTTTGGGGTTGATATTCAGTTTTCCGGTGCCCATTCTACTTGCTCTTATGCTCAATCAGGTACGTAAAGCTGGAGTGAAAAAAAATATTCAATTGTTTCTGTATGCACCCAACTTCATATCGGTTGTTGTCGTTGTGGGTATGCTGTTCATCTTCCTATCCCCGACAGGACCGGTTAACCAATTCGCGACATGGATTACCGGTCATCCAATCATGTTCATGTCCGAGCCGGAATATTTCCGCTGGATCTACATTTTGTCGGATATTTGGACCGGAGCAGGCTGGGCTTCCATCATTTATGTCGCTGCTTTGGCCAATGTCGATCCGGAACTTCACAATGCAGCCAATCTGGATGGAGCCAATCTACTTCAGCGTATTCGCCACATCGACCTTCCGACGATTCGTCCGATTATGGCTATCGTATTTATTCTTGCCGCTGGCGGAATCATGTCGATTGGATTTGAGAAGGCCTACCTGATGCAGACGTCCATGAACCTGCCTTCCTCCGAGATCATTGCCACGTATGTCTACAAGGTGGGCTTGCAGTCCGGAGATTACGCTTATTCTGCGGCAGTGGGATTGTTCAACTCGGTCATCAATGTCATTTTGCTGGTGACTGTGAATCTGATTGTGAAGAAATTGAATGAAGGCGAAGGCCTCTATTAG
- a CDS encoding LacI family DNA-binding transcriptional regulator, protein MAKEKVTIQDIADALGISRNTASKALNDSGNIPDETRNRVIKKAIELKYKQFAYMENEHVLTKAPSNIALLTENLPNTSHFGSMLISGLEKRISAEGYNLSIHIVREVDQDSLTLPNNFDISNVDGIICIELFDLKYTQLITDLGIPTIFIDCASDICFPEFHADLLLMENEHSTYQLTRKLIESGYNHIGFAGDYNHCKSFNERWVGYQRAMLEAGLQVDPSECIVDDDRLFFSKPGWLNERVAEMKSLPDAYVCANDFIAVDLIRALRARSVTVPQDIVICGFDNAPESRIIEPALTTVHIYSNEMGIKAAEMLLSRIDHPSQPYQVSHIVTKPIIRESTPTLMNANPQTV, encoded by the coding sequence ATGGCAAAAGAAAAGGTTACGATACAGGACATCGCGGATGCTTTGGGCATCTCCCGGAATACAGCTTCCAAAGCCTTGAATGATAGCGGAAACATCCCGGATGAGACACGTAATCGTGTAATTAAAAAAGCAATTGAACTTAAATATAAACAGTTTGCCTATATGGAAAATGAGCATGTTCTAACCAAAGCTCCAAGCAATATCGCCCTGTTAACGGAAAATCTGCCCAATACATCTCACTTTGGTTCAATGTTAATCAGCGGTCTGGAGAAAAGAATCAGCGCAGAGGGGTACAATCTCTCCATTCATATTGTGCGTGAGGTTGATCAGGATTCACTTACACTTCCTAACAATTTTGATATTTCCAACGTAGATGGCATCATCTGCATTGAATTGTTCGATCTGAAATATACGCAGCTTATTACCGATCTGGGAATTCCCACAATCTTCATCGATTGCGCTTCTGACATATGTTTTCCGGAATTTCATGCAGATTTGCTGCTGATGGAGAATGAGCACAGCACGTACCAGTTAACCAGAAAGTTAATTGAGAGCGGTTATAACCATATTGGATTTGCCGGGGATTACAATCATTGCAAAAGCTTTAATGAACGTTGGGTAGGGTATCAGCGGGCCATGCTGGAAGCGGGCCTGCAGGTCGATCCATCCGAATGCATTGTGGATGATGACCGCCTGTTCTTCTCGAAGCCCGGCTGGTTGAACGAGCGAGTAGCGGAGATGAAGTCACTGCCTGATGCGTATGTGTGTGCCAACGACTTTATCGCAGTCGATCTCATCAGAGCTTTGAGAGCGAGGAGTGTTACAGTGCCGCAGGATATCGTCATATGCGGCTTTGATAACGCACCTGAATCACGGATTATTGAGCCTGCATTAACGACGGTTCATATCTACAGCAACGAAATGGGCATCAAGGCTGCGGAGATGCTGTTATCCCGGATTGATCATCCGTCACAGCCTTATCAGGTCTCGCATATCGTGACCAAACCGATCATACGGGAGTCCACTCCCACACTTATGAATGCCAATCCACAAACCGTTTAA
- the efeO gene encoding iron uptake system protein EfeO, producing MKKILTLPAVVLATSVLLAACGNNEAASDKQAETPVAQSENQTSTETTDAADQEATGSDYTTAVDGYRAFAIEQIDEFVKQTEKFTDAVKAGDLETAKSLYAPARMYYERIEPVAEALGDLDPNIDARDGDVEAADWRGFHRIEKSLWEDKTTEGMTDFADTLLSDAKLLRAKVETMDIDASLMVTGAVELLNEVSSSKVTGEEERYSHTDLYDFAANVEGAHEIYNLLKDDLAAKDKDLNQQIADRFDALEKELAPFKDGDGYVSYEKLKDEDVKKLSQNLDALAEPLSNMGQVLGV from the coding sequence TTGAAAAAAATATTGACATTGCCGGCTGTTGTGCTGGCAACTTCGGTTTTACTCGCCGCTTGCGGCAATAATGAAGCGGCTTCGGACAAGCAGGCAGAAACGCCTGTTGCTCAAAGCGAAAACCAAACTTCCACAGAAACCACGGATGCAGCAGATCAGGAAGCGACCGGGAGCGATTATACAACCGCAGTGGATGGCTATCGCGCGTTTGCAATTGAGCAGATCGATGAATTCGTGAAGCAAACGGAGAAGTTCACGGATGCCGTGAAAGCTGGTGATCTGGAGACTGCCAAATCATTATATGCACCAGCTCGTATGTATTATGAACGCATTGAACCGGTAGCCGAAGCACTTGGCGATCTTGACCCGAATATCGATGCACGTGACGGAGATGTGGAGGCTGCCGACTGGCGCGGATTCCACCGGATTGAGAAATCACTTTGGGAAGACAAGACGACCGAAGGCATGACTGACTTTGCGGATACATTGTTAAGTGATGCGAAGCTCCTGCGTGCTAAAGTCGAGACGATGGATATCGATGCGAGTCTGATGGTAACGGGTGCGGTAGAACTTCTGAATGAGGTTTCCTCCAGCAAGGTAACCGGTGAAGAAGAACGTTATTCCCATACGGATTTGTATGATTTTGCAGCGAATGTAGAGGGAGCACACGAGATTTATAACCTGCTCAAGGATGATCTGGCTGCCAAAGACAAGGATCTGAATCAGCAAATTGCGGACCGATTCGATGCGCTGGAGAAAGAGCTTGCTCCATTCAAGGATGGAGACGGGTACGTTTCCTATGAGAAGCTGAAGGATGAAGACGTGAAGAAGCTGAGTCAGAACCTGGATGCATTGGCTGAGCCACTGTCGAACATGGGACAAGTACTGGGAGTGTAG
- the efeB gene encoding iron uptake transporter deferrochelatase/peroxidase subunit, with amino-acid sequence MTEQKKDSLKKPLSRREMLKLTGVAGLGLLLGGGGASGLMALGRKSSSAVVKEAAPDKGLPFYGKHQAGITTPAQDFICFAAFDVTAGSADDLRRLFKNWTAAAAAMAAGEMIGEHNTTLNTPPTDTGEAAGLTPSRTTLTFGVGPSLFDGRFGLQGRKPKGLRDLPAFAGDALDPQWCGGDLCVQVCADDMQVAFHAIRNLARIARGHAVLRWTQEGFQRTGRADPAGGTPRNLLGFKDGTGNPDTTDAVLMDQTVWAQPADGPGWMAGGSYMAVRRVRMRVEVWDRSTLKDQEATFGRHRDSGAPLGSRGEFDPVDLKAKSADGQPVIPATSHLRLAKGDGSQQILRRSYSYSSGLDAKTGQLDAGLLFISYQRDLEKQFIPIQKRLAKNDKLNEYTVHTGSAVFACFPGITNGGYIGDTLI; translated from the coding sequence ATGACTGAGCAGAAAAAGGATTCGCTGAAAAAGCCGTTGTCACGGCGTGAAATGCTGAAGCTGACCGGCGTGGCCGGATTGGGTCTGCTCTTGGGCGGAGGCGGTGCCAGCGGACTGATGGCGCTGGGCCGCAAAAGCAGTTCGGCGGTAGTGAAAGAGGCCGCGCCAGACAAGGGCCTGCCCTTCTATGGCAAGCATCAGGCGGGCATCACCACCCCGGCTCAGGATTTCATCTGCTTCGCTGCCTTTGATGTGACGGCGGGAAGTGCGGATGATCTCCGCCGTCTGTTCAAGAACTGGACGGCTGCCGCCGCTGCCATGGCCGCCGGAGAAATGATTGGCGAACATAATACAACGCTGAATACGCCCCCTACCGATACGGGCGAAGCGGCAGGCCTGACACCGTCACGAACCACGTTGACGTTTGGTGTGGGGCCCTCTTTGTTTGACGGGCGCTTCGGGCTGCAGGGCCGGAAGCCCAAGGGCCTGCGCGATCTGCCGGCATTCGCCGGAGATGCGCTGGACCCGCAGTGGTGTGGTGGCGACCTGTGCGTGCAAGTCTGCGCAGACGATATGCAGGTCGCCTTCCATGCCATCCGCAATCTCGCGCGCATCGCACGCGGGCATGCGGTATTGCGCTGGACGCAGGAAGGATTCCAGCGCACGGGCCGAGCTGACCCTGCGGGTGGAACACCGCGCAACTTGCTCGGCTTCAAGGATGGCACCGGCAATCCGGATACAACGGATGCCGTGCTGATGGACCAGACCGTCTGGGCGCAGCCTGCTGACGGTCCGGGATGGATGGCTGGCGGCAGCTATATGGCCGTCCGCCGGGTTCGTATGCGTGTGGAGGTGTGGGACCGCTCCACACTGAAAGACCAGGAGGCGACATTTGGCCGCCACCGGGATAGCGGAGCGCCGCTCGGCAGCCGCGGCGAGTTCGATCCGGTAGATCTGAAGGCCAAGTCTGCCGATGGACAGCCTGTCATTCCGGCAACGTCACATCTGCGTCTCGCGAAGGGTGATGGCAGTCAGCAAATTTTACGCCGCTCCTACTCGTATTCGAGTGGGCTCGATGCCAAGACCGGACAGCTGGATGCAGGTTTGCTGTTCATTAGTTATCAACGGGACCTGGAGAAGCAGTTTATTCCGATTCAGAAACGACTGGCAAAGAACGACAAGCTGAACGAATATACCGTGCACACAGGCAGTGCTGTATTTGCCTGTTTCCCGGGGATTACGAATGGCGGATATATTGGGGACACCTTGATTTAG
- a CDS encoding FTR1 family iron permease, translating to MSRIADRKAQKRLLHKGRLMRSLLMLLVFLMVGSSVIRLPGMPHASAEGLQNNEQSVQKQLDSLLPPVGSALVEAGQGKLAEATEDVAEFRQLWDAASTLVPEQNADQVATTASVVVEALSKAEQALSGNDSDAAKKALADLARATNQYIEAFQGAEESSDAGRKAAGRLLPDARKSLSAMEQGDWTQAELAYKRIVTAWKGTEAPIRQDHFGVYSQLEKDISLVRISMQAEPRKEEQATERMQELVTLLTDYSAGTLKEGEVEDTSASSGVSSLSDLLKLLEQIEQQIQAGDTTSAATGLEQFIVAWPLVEGQVQISSPASYTAIENEMAEASGYVVSNPPNTAKATEVVTRMINRLEPLTATTSYTAWDAALILLREGLEAILVLAALLAYAKKSGETAARRWIWAGAGSGLLLSAALAVVLSLTLAVASSGSTREMIEGYTGLAAVVLMLTVGHWMHSKSNTRSWNSYVQRQVGGALARGSLWSLFAVAGLAILREGAETAIFYIGMAPAIDTSQMLIGMGAALLILIVLAVAIIQFSVRLPVRWFFLTATLLIYYLVFRFLGESIHSLQVSAALGAHVVPSLPTIGWLGMYPTWETFIPQLVVLVFMIFNLIRTEVRSAKGASKASV from the coding sequence ATGAGCAGGATCGCAGATCGGAAGGCGCAGAAGCGGCTGCTGCACAAAGGAAGGTTGATGCGCTCCTTGCTGATGCTGCTGGTGTTTCTGATGGTGGGGTCCAGTGTAATTCGTTTACCGGGCATGCCACACGCTTCTGCTGAGGGGCTCCAAAACAATGAGCAGTCCGTGCAAAAACAACTGGATAGTCTATTGCCGCCTGTGGGCAGCGCCTTGGTTGAAGCGGGACAGGGCAAGCTGGCAGAAGCCACGGAGGACGTCGCCGAATTCCGGCAACTGTGGGATGCTGCCAGCACGTTGGTGCCGGAGCAGAACGCAGATCAGGTTGCGACGACCGCCAGCGTTGTAGTTGAAGCTTTGTCTAAAGCGGAACAGGCACTGTCGGGCAATGATTCTGATGCTGCCAAGAAAGCATTGGCGGATCTTGCCCGTGCGACCAATCAGTACATTGAGGCGTTTCAGGGTGCGGAAGAGAGCAGCGACGCAGGCCGTAAAGCGGCCGGAAGGCTGCTGCCAGACGCACGTAAAAGTTTGAGTGCAATGGAACAGGGCGATTGGACCCAGGCAGAGCTTGCCTATAAACGGATTGTTACGGCCTGGAAAGGCACCGAAGCTCCGATCCGTCAGGATCATTTTGGCGTATACAGCCAGTTGGAAAAAGACATCAGCCTGGTTCGTATTTCAATGCAGGCCGAGCCCCGCAAGGAAGAACAGGCAACAGAGCGTATGCAGGAACTAGTCACGTTGCTCACGGACTACAGTGCAGGGACACTCAAGGAAGGGGAAGTTGAGGATACGTCAGCATCCTCTGGTGTTTCTTCATTGTCCGACCTGCTGAAATTACTGGAGCAAATAGAGCAGCAGATCCAAGCCGGGGATACCACTTCTGCTGCAACGGGATTGGAGCAGTTTATCGTGGCCTGGCCTTTGGTTGAAGGTCAGGTACAAATATCATCTCCCGCTTCATATACGGCCATTGAGAATGAAATGGCGGAAGCATCCGGATATGTCGTCTCCAATCCGCCCAATACGGCGAAGGCAACCGAGGTTGTAACCCGCATGATCAATCGGCTGGAGCCGTTAACGGCTACTACCTCATACACGGCATGGGATGCAGCATTGATCCTGCTTCGCGAAGGATTGGAAGCCATTCTGGTACTGGCTGCATTGCTCGCTTATGCCAAGAAAAGTGGCGAGACTGCGGCCCGGCGCTGGATCTGGGCTGGTGCCGGTAGTGGTCTGCTGCTTAGTGCGGCGCTGGCCGTTGTACTGTCGCTGACCCTTGCTGTGGCATCATCGGGTAGCACACGGGAGATGATTGAGGGGTATACGGGGCTTGCAGCCGTTGTACTAATGTTGACGGTTGGACATTGGATGCATAGCAAATCGAATACCCGCTCCTGGAATAGTTATGTACAGCGACAGGTAGGTGGTGCACTGGCAAGGGGGAGTCTGTGGTCACTCTTTGCTGTGGCGGGACTCGCCATCTTGCGAGAAGGTGCGGAGACTGCGATCTTTTATATTGGCATGGCGCCTGCAATTGATACCTCGCAGATGTTGATCGGTATGGGGGCAGCATTGCTCATCCTGATTGTATTGGCTGTGGCCATTATTCAGTTCAGTGTACGTCTGCCTGTACGATGGTTTTTCCTGACCGCTACGCTGCTGATTTATTATCTGGTATTTCGTTTCCTTGGAGAGAGTATTCACTCCCTTCAAGTCTCAGCAGCGCTGGGGGCTCATGTTGTGCCGAGTCTGCCAACGATTGGCTGGCTTGGCATGTATCCGACATGGGAGACCTTTATTCCACAACTCGTTGTTCTGGTCTTTATGATCTTTAATTTGATTCGCACAGAGGTACGTTCGGCCAAAGGAGCATCCAAGGCATCCGTGTAG